From a region of the Candidatus Binatia bacterium genome:
- a CDS encoding D-alanyl-D-alanine carboxypeptidase family protein — protein sequence MKRWQWLVGGVVVLFSVGLAASRVEARRIVRHQAEEKAAPAGNVELYRSAILMDAETGTVLFEKNAHLAGPPASMTKMMLLLLVGERVRDGSLHWDDPIPTSAWASKIGGSQVYLKQGEVFSLAEMMQAITIHSANDAAVAVAEAVAGSSEAFVELMNERAKELGMHDTVYHSVHGLPPGKGQSADISSAFDLATLARAVVTFPDIMKWSGTKEAPFRNGAMTLTNTNRLVRETGWVDGLKTGYYREAGFNVTATAKRDGLRLISVVMGAPQKRDCFAQAAALLNKGFADYKALVAVKKGDTVASDVAVSGGKPHFVRVVAGRDVAVLAKRGEKRKFSLELSLPGEVSAPLSANAEVGQVVVKDGDAVIGKVPALAADPVEKQSSIWDRLF from the coding sequence ATGAAGCGTTGGCAGTGGCTGGTGGGGGGGGTCGTGGTGCTGTTCAGCGTCGGACTGGCGGCGAGTCGGGTGGAAGCGCGCCGCATCGTCCGACACCAAGCGGAGGAGAAGGCAGCGCCGGCAGGGAATGTCGAACTGTACCGGTCGGCGATCTTGATGGATGCCGAAACGGGTACCGTGCTGTTCGAGAAGAACGCACACCTGGCTGGACCACCGGCGTCCATGACCAAGATGATGCTGTTGTTGCTGGTAGGCGAGCGGGTTCGCGACGGCAGCTTGCACTGGGACGACCCGATCCCCACCTCCGCCTGGGCCAGCAAGATCGGCGGCTCGCAGGTGTACTTGAAGCAGGGCGAGGTGTTCTCACTGGCGGAAATGATGCAGGCGATTACGATCCACTCGGCCAATGATGCCGCCGTCGCGGTGGCTGAGGCGGTGGCCGGCTCGAGCGAGGCGTTCGTGGAGCTGATGAACGAACGTGCCAAAGAGCTGGGGATGCATGATACCGTCTACCACAGCGTTCATGGACTGCCTCCCGGCAAGGGACAGTCGGCGGACATCAGCAGCGCCTTCGATCTCGCCACGCTGGCCCGCGCCGTCGTGACGTTCCCGGACATCATGAAATGGTCGGGGACCAAGGAGGCGCCGTTCCGGAACGGCGCCATGACGCTGACCAACACCAACCGTCTGGTACGTGAAACCGGCTGGGTGGACGGCTTGAAGACGGGCTACTATCGAGAGGCAGGTTTCAACGTCACGGCAACCGCAAAGCGTGACGGTTTGCGGCTCATTTCCGTGGTCATGGGCGCGCCACAGAAGCGCGACTGCTTCGCGCAGGCCGCGGCGCTGCTCAACAAAGGATTCGCCGACTACAAGGCCCTGGTTGCCGTCAAGAAGGGCGACACGGTTGCCAGCGACGTGGCGGTCAGCGGCGGCAAGCCGCATTTCGTGCGGGTCGTGGCGGGCAGGGACGTGGCCGTCCTGGCGAAGCGTGGTGAGAAGCGGAAGTTTTCGCTCGAGCTGTCGTTGCCGGGGGAGGTGAGTGCCCCCCTCAGCGCCAATGCGGAAGTGGGGCAAGTCGTCGTCAAAGACGGGGATGCCGTGATCGGGAAAGTGCCGGCATTGGCCGCCGATCCGGTGGAGAAGCAAAGCTCGATCTGGGACCGGCTGTTCTGA
- a CDS encoding aminopeptidase P N-terminal domain-containing protein — translation MEVFERRRRAFMDRLGPTAAALLPAAPVALRSNDVEHRYRQDSDFLYLTGFPEPEAVCLLLPGHPKEEFILFVRPRDPELETWTGRRAGVDGAVSSYGAQVAYTIDKLDEKISEHVGARDQLYFRFGHDVTFDHRVLGWMRQWQLTRPRTGTGPAAVVDPGEILHEMRLVKGDEEIACMRQAIAITAEGHRAAMSTARPGLREYEIEALLDYTFRRMGATAPAYPSIVAAGPNATVLHYITNDGELRPGELLLIDAGAEYDGYCADITRTFPLADRFSGAQRAIYDIALRAQLAAIDAVRPDACYEDVHKRAVEVLVDGFRDLGLLTGDRQEIIGKEQYRPFYMHRTSHWLGLDVHDVGKYKAEGSSRRLEPGMVLTVEPGIYIPPGRTDIDPRYVGIGVRIEDDVLVTVDGHEVLSAAVPKQPGDIEALRRAVR, via the coding sequence ATGGAAGTGTTTGAGCGGCGGCGCCGCGCGTTCATGGATCGCCTCGGGCCAACAGCGGCGGCGCTTCTTCCGGCCGCGCCTGTCGCCCTGCGCTCCAACGACGTCGAGCACCGCTATCGTCAGGACAGTGACTTCCTCTATCTCACCGGGTTCCCTGAACCCGAAGCGGTCTGCCTTCTGCTTCCCGGTCACCCCAAAGAAGAGTTCATTTTGTTCGTACGGCCGCGAGACCCTGAACTGGAAACCTGGACCGGGCGGCGGGCGGGAGTTGACGGCGCGGTCAGCAGCTACGGCGCCCAGGTAGCGTACACCATCGACAAGCTCGACGAGAAGATCAGCGAGCATGTCGGCGCGCGGGACCAGCTGTATTTCCGATTTGGCCACGACGTCACCTTCGATCACCGCGTGCTGGGCTGGATGCGGCAGTGGCAACTGACGCGCCCGCGGACCGGCACCGGTCCGGCGGCAGTGGTCGATCCGGGCGAGATTCTGCACGAAATGCGCCTGGTGAAAGGCGACGAGGAGATCGCCTGCATGCGCCAGGCGATCGCGATCACAGCCGAAGGGCACCGGGCCGCCATGAGCACCGCCCGCCCCGGCTTGCGCGAGTACGAGATCGAGGCGTTGCTCGACTACACCTTCCGTCGGATGGGCGCCACCGCTCCCGCCTATCCGTCAATCGTGGCGGCTGGACCCAATGCCACCGTCCTGCATTACATCACGAACGACGGCGAGCTGCGGCCGGGAGAGTTGCTGTTGATCGACGCCGGTGCGGAATATGACGGTTACTGCGCCGACATCACGCGTACGTTTCCGTTAGCCGACCGCTTCAGCGGGGCGCAGCGCGCGATTTATGACATCGCGCTGCGGGCGCAGCTCGCCGCCATTGACGCGGTCCGTCCCGACGCCTGTTACGAGGATGTGCACAAGCGAGCCGTCGAGGTCTTGGTCGATGGGTTTCGCGACCTCGGACTGCTTACCGGCGATCGACAGGAGATCATCGGCAAGGAGCAATACCGGCCGTTTTACATGCATCGTACCAGCCATTGGTTGGGTCTGGACGTGCACGACGTGGGCAAGTACAAGGCGGAGGGTAGTTCGCGCCGGCTCGAGCCCGGCATGGTCCTGACGGTCGAACCAGGCATCTACATTCCCCCGGGTCGCACCGATATTGACCCGCGCTACGTGGGCATCGGGGTTCGTATCGAGGACGATGTGCTGGTGACAGTAGACGGCCACGAGGTTCTGTCGGCCGCGGTGCCGAAGCAGCCGGGCGACATCGAGGCCTTGCGTCGCGCCGTACGGTAA
- a CDS encoding slipin family protein, with translation MLIGPLLSGSFIVLVVLISGLKIVREYERAVVFRLGRMTPSRGPGIIFVIPLIEQFIRLDLRTLTLNVPSQDVITRDNVSIKVNAVLYFRITDPNRAVIEIQNYLYATSQIAQTTLRSVCGQAHLDELLAERDKFNARLQEIIDTHTEPWGVKVVLVEVKQIDLATDMQRVIARQAEAERLRRAKVINADGEYQAAVRLSEAASIMELQPIALQLRMLEALSQVGTENNHTVILPIPVDVVQALLDRLNPENS, from the coding sequence ATGCTGATCGGCCCCCTTCTCTCCGGCAGCTTCATCGTGCTCGTTGTCCTCATCAGCGGCCTCAAGATCGTGCGCGAGTACGAGCGCGCCGTCGTCTTCCGGCTCGGCCGGATGACGCCATCGCGCGGGCCGGGCATCATCTTCGTGATCCCGCTGATCGAACAATTCATTCGTCTCGATCTGCGCACCCTGACACTCAACGTCCCATCACAGGACGTGATCACGCGCGACAATGTGTCCATCAAAGTGAACGCGGTGCTGTATTTTCGCATCACCGACCCCAACCGCGCCGTGATCGAGATACAGAACTATCTTTACGCCACCTCGCAAATCGCCCAGACAACCCTACGGAGCGTTTGCGGGCAAGCCCATCTGGATGAGCTGCTCGCCGAGCGCGACAAGTTCAACGCGCGCCTGCAGGAAATCATCGATACGCACACCGAGCCTTGGGGAGTGAAGGTTGTCTTGGTCGAGGTCAAGCAGATCGATCTGGCCACCGACATGCAACGCGTCATCGCGCGCCAAGCCGAGGCTGAGCGGCTGCGCCGCGCCAAGGTCATCAACGCCGACGGTGAGTATCAAGCCGCGGTGCGCCTGAGCGAAGCCGCATCGATCATGGAGCTTCAGCCTATAGCGCTCCAGCTGCGCATGCTGGAGGCCCTGTCGCAAGTGGGCACCGAGAACAATCACACCGTCATCCTACCCATCCCCGTCGATGTGGTGCAGGCGCTGCTCGATCGCCTCAACCCTGAGAATAGCTGA
- a CDS encoding GMC family oxidoreductase, giving the protein MPDTDVVIVGAGAGGLAAAWRLTTQGVRVTLLEAGRQYDPPRDYPQTFDDFEIRPFPYDVTTDEQGYPRYGFGVAQRLGSGWDAYRSWNRAQGRYAPGDTRLYQQYSHVRGVGGSTLHFQGEAHRYHPDSLRLQSLFGVALDWPIAYAELEKYYDLAEQVIGVAAPASNPWRPRSRAPVLPPHRLSYASDRLAPAFAQVGATLIPNSLAILSEGYGGRPPCNYCNSCTNGCPIGDKGSADVTFLPAALATGRLDLRTNAQAVQIEVYTHGKAAAVVYHDASGATQRVPARFILLAGGAVETARLLLLSVSGSFPHGLSNGSGQVGENLTESLFWRAVALLPERVDSHRGVSIDGTAWDFAVPAKRPGGCVGGFRLSTAHGAAELRGPAAYAERLVPGFGLAHQRQMAAAFGHAVALLGLGDWLPNSQTKVDLDPSLKDAAGLAVARITSHLGDNERCLLKQMGDTARAVLAAAGAEVVEETSALDLFSTAHVLGTCRMGSDPARSVADADGFSHEVPNLAFADGSVVPSSGSGDSPMLTITALALRTADRLLLRAT; this is encoded by the coding sequence ATGCCTGACACCGACGTGGTCATAGTGGGTGCGGGAGCCGGCGGGTTGGCCGCGGCCTGGAGACTCACTACGCAGGGCGTCCGCGTCACGCTCCTGGAGGCGGGACGGCAGTATGACCCGCCACGCGACTACCCACAAACGTTCGACGATTTCGAGATCCGCCCGTTTCCGTACGACGTCACGACGGATGAACAGGGCTACCCGCGTTACGGCTTCGGCGTTGCACAGCGCCTGGGTTCAGGATGGGACGCGTACCGGTCGTGGAACCGGGCTCAGGGACGCTATGCGCCTGGTGACACGCGCCTGTATCAGCAGTACTCGCACGTGCGTGGCGTCGGCGGCAGCACCTTGCACTTTCAAGGAGAAGCGCATCGTTACCATCCCGACTCGTTGCGCCTGCAGTCGCTCTTCGGCGTCGCCTTGGACTGGCCGATCGCCTACGCCGAGTTGGAGAAGTACTACGACCTTGCCGAGCAGGTGATCGGCGTCGCTGCGCCAGCCAGCAACCCATGGCGGCCGCGTTCGCGCGCACCTGTTCTGCCGCCTCATCGGCTGTCATACGCCAGCGACCGACTGGCGCCTGCCTTCGCGCAAGTCGGGGCCACCCTGATTCCCAACTCACTGGCCATCCTCTCAGAGGGCTACGGCGGCCGGCCTCCCTGCAACTACTGCAATTCCTGCACGAACGGCTGCCCCATCGGCGACAAAGGAAGCGCTGACGTCACCTTCCTGCCTGCTGCTCTGGCGACGGGGCGGCTCGACCTACGGACGAACGCACAAGCCGTTCAGATAGAGGTCTACACGCACGGGAAGGCCGCAGCCGTCGTTTATCACGACGCCAGCGGAGCCACCCAACGGGTGCCGGCGCGATTCATCCTGCTGGCAGGGGGCGCCGTCGAGACGGCGCGGCTGCTCTTGCTTTCAGTATCGGGCTCCTTTCCGCACGGTCTCAGCAACGGTTCCGGGCAAGTGGGAGAGAACTTGACCGAATCGTTGTTCTGGAGGGCCGTCGCGCTCCTCCCCGAGCGAGTCGACTCTCATCGCGGGGTGTCGATTGACGGCACCGCCTGGGATTTTGCCGTACCAGCCAAACGGCCCGGTGGCTGTGTGGGTGGCTTCCGGCTATCGACGGCCCACGGCGCCGCCGAGCTTCGAGGCCCGGCCGCCTACGCAGAGCGCCTCGTTCCGGGCTTTGGTCTCGCCCATCAGCGCCAAATGGCGGCGGCGTTCGGCCATGCCGTTGCCCTACTCGGACTCGGCGACTGGCTGCCCAATTCGCAGACGAAGGTCGACTTGGATCCTTCGCTCAAGGATGCCGCCGGTTTAGCGGTGGCCCGGATCACCTCTCACCTTGGCGACAACGAGCGTTGTCTCCTCAAGCAGATGGGTGACACGGCCCGGGCGGTTCTAGCCGCTGCCGGGGCCGAGGTCGTCGAGGAAACCTCCGCCCTCGACCTCTTTTCCACCGCTCACGTGCTCGGCACTTGCCGGATGGGCTCAGACCCGGCGCGCTCGGTCGCCGACGCCGACGGATTCAGCCACGAAGTTCCCAACCTCGCCTTCGCCGATGGGTCCGTCGTACCCTCCAGCGGCAGCGGTGATTCCCCCATGTTGACCATCACGGCGCTGGCCCTGAGGACAGCCGATCGCCTGCTGCTTCGCGCCACCTGA